A genomic window from Prunus persica cultivar Lovell chromosome G2, Prunus_persica_NCBIv2, whole genome shotgun sequence includes:
- the LOC18787295 gene encoding uncharacterized protein At5g39865, whose protein sequence is MADLENRLELSGKPKPTALFFNRSLSMYPTPMDAPKKPHFHASLDHHTNSFKKFYNSIETVRSASSSFKGKVKKLCSFFESDKPGSRNPDESQSLMNVKLRPSKSMAPSKSIAPDFRILSIRLPGTDDRIVVYFTSLRGIRRTYEDCYAVRMIFKGFGVWVDERDISMDSAYRKELQSVLGEKNVSLPQVFIRGKYVGGAEVIKQLFETGELAKILQGIPIRKPGFVCEGCGDARFVPCMNCSGSRKVFDEDEGMLKRCPECNENGLTRCRDCSS, encoded by the coding sequence ATGGCTGATCTTGAAAATAGGCTCGAATTGTCGGGTAAGCCCAAACCCACCGCCTTGTTCTTCAATCGATCGCTTAGCATGTACCCTACCCCCATGGATGCTCCCAAGAAGCCCCATTTCCATGCTTCGCTCGATCACCACACAAATTCCTTCAAGAAATTCTACAATTCCATCGAGACGGTGCGTTCCGCCAGCAGTTCCTTCAAAGGGAAGGTCAAGAAGCTCTGCAGTTTTTTCGAATCGGATAAACCCGGGTCGCGAAATCCTGATGAATCGCAATCCCTGATGAATGTGAAGCTAAGACCCTCGAAGTCAATGGCGCCGTCGAAATCCATAGCGCCAGATTTTCGGATTCTGTCGATTCGGTTGCCAGGCACGGATGATCGAATTGTGGTGTATTTCACGAGTTTGCGAGGGATTCGGAGGACATATGAGGATTGTTATGCTGTGAGGATGATATTCAAGGGGTTTGGGGTATGGGTTGATGAAAGAGATATATCTATGGATTCGGCCTATAGGAAAGAGTTGCAGAGCGTTTTGGGTGAGAAGAATGTGAGTTTGCCACAAGTATTTATAAGGGGAAAGTATGTGGGAGGTGCTGAGGTGATCAAACAGCTGTTTGAGACTGGGGAATTGGCGAAAATTCTTCAAGGGATTCCTATTCGGAAACCCGGGTTTGTGTGTGAAGGTTGTGGGGATGCGCGGTTCGTGCCCTGCATGAATTGCAGTGGGAGTAGGAAGGTatttgatgaagatgaagggaTGCTCAAGAGGTGCCCTGAGTGCAATGAAAATGGTTTGACTCGGTGTCGTGATTGCAGCTCTTGA